The genomic window TAACTAGATTTTGTCTCAGGGTGAGCCCTTCTCTGTATGTTTCTGTATCCACCTTTCCAAGGGCAAGATCCTCACAAAATGCTTGGAATGCCCTTCCCTTCGTACAGACAAACTAGGACAAGCCAGCTTAAGTATGACTCATTGTTATTATTTAAGGAATACTTCAAGGAGTCATTCCTTGTGCTGGTGCTTGTGTAGTATCTCTCAGAGCTGTAAATCCACTACCACTGTCCtgcttatttttccccttctttacTAATAGGAGGGGGAAGAATTTGGACTTAAAATGACAAGCAAATTTGAAAGTAGAAAGCTGTATGATAACTGCATGACCattatattttgatttaaataacaaaaaaaaaaaaaaaaaaaagagttgaacGATCTTTTCTTTAGAGTCCAATACTGGAAAGCCAAGCACTGGATGTCTTCATTAGTGATAGGGACCTAAATGGTGAAGCGGTAGACAGTGCGTGAAATCCCggccttaaaaaaaatcagtacctTTCTCCCATTGACTCTGAAGGAATGAGCAATCTGATTACACGGGGAAATGTAAACTAGAGGCAATGATTTCATAATGTTGAATCTAGGCCATATATAAAAATTGCTTGAAAAATTATGTGATAGTATCTTACTACTATCTTTTTTGTTAATAGtttgcaaataaatatatattttctgagGCTCGTAGCAAGATTTGAACGACAGTAGTTCATGCTGAGTATGACTTTGTTCCAGGAGTGGCACAAACGATGCTTGTTTTTCCAGTATTGTGAGGGTATCTGAATCTGGCCCTGTGAAATTTCAGTTCAAAGTAAATCCAGATGGATTAAATCAAGAATACTGCTGAAATGCAGAGTGACTGGGGAAAaatgaagagggaaggaaggagtttGGATTATAAGACTGAAACAAAAGATATATGGACatataaaacagtaaaagacaattagaaaatatatttatactaAATTAAAACTTTATTGACTAATGTTCTCCAGACAACATGATCCGACGGACTATGGTTGCATACATGCAATGAAGTTGAACGCAACAGTAGTTTAACATGGAATGTCAAACAAATTAATATAATGtagtaaatgaaaaaatttaTCTGTGTTGCTGCAAAATGAAACCAAGCTATGTATTTCCTTGGTCAATCTGTGTTCAGCTAAGAGGCTATGCATTTGAAGAAACTGGTAGATTTCTTTAGcatatatttcaaataaattagcTAGAATTGTACTCTTTAAAAATCCTTTCAACTTCACTTGCATTTCAAACAAAATCTAAGTGTAAACACTAAAGTTGCTAGAAAGACCCAACTGCCAAACTCGGAGTGGACATTACAGTTCAGTAAATGTGAATACttagaacaagaaaaataccagtTACTGCAAAAGTCATGTAGgcatattttattattaatccAGCACAAAGCATTTCTTCTAAGTTTCTCACATAAAAGACTAAAGCTTGCTTACAGTACTACATCTTCTATCATTCAAGCATCATTATTACCTATCAGGGAGATTGGCTAGATGACCTAATGTATCTTTTCCACCCCTAACTTctacaaaagaaaatcattCATGCCAGCAAGAACATGGTTCGCTACATCTTGGGCTTGATCCTGTAGCCTCTGTTcaggcaaaactcccactgacttAAAAGAGAGATTTTCCAGAGCAAGGCATCCAGGATTaggccttttttattttttatttttaaaaaagcatccATTTAGGATACATGGAAAATATTctatagaattaaaaaaatatactgacATGTGCTTCACTTGCATTGAAGGAATCAGAGAATGTAAACACCATAGTGGCCCACATCTTCACAACATCCATGAGAAAGTGTCAACTGCAAGTAATCTGTGTGAGTTTATTTCTCAACGTATGCTTCTGAAGGTGTTTTGTGTATACCTTTAGCTCCACATCCACAAACATATGTACACCCTTAATATACAAAAAGGTGTAATAAAATTCACTAAAGGCAGTTGCTTGCCTGTCTTAATGCTTAAATCTGCAAGTGGCAGCAAACTGGGTTTTATACGATGCTGACTAGACTGTACGTGAGCAGCAGGACATGAATATTGCTGTGGGCAAGACAGCGTGGTTGCCAGTCCTATGAGTGTGGAGCCATCCCACTTACGCACATCACAAAATCTACCTGCGTGAAGGGCTGGAAAAAGCAGGTGATCAAAGTGTTTCTTGGTGGGCCATGTCTGAAATTTGAGTTGAATGATTCAAAGGCTGTAGATTGTCCTCACAGGAGCCTTTTGACAACCTGGAGGACCATGTATGAAAGTTTACCTTCAAAGTGCACTTTGTAAGAATGGAATGTTCTTGACAGGGAAATGATCAGAGGCCATCCTGgactttttttgcttgttgaaaaggaaaaatgttttcatcttcAGGCAGCACTTCACCCTGACAAATGTGAGTTCAGTTATTATTGGGTTTTAGTATTACAGAAGattctttagaaacaaacacaataGTACACACATAAACATACACTCAGATATTTACAGCCTTTCTAGAAAAACAACCCCCTACCTTAGTACTGACTAcctatctttttccttttttttttctttttttttagtatttaaattctttaaacCAGCTACATTAAATACCAATGTGTACTGTACCACCCCACACCAACCCCacatccccccaaaaaaccagcaagtattttaaaagtttgtttgcttgtttgtttttatgattGTTAAAATCTCCTGCTTGAGACTGTTAAGTACCACCTCCACTGGGACAAGATCAGCACTGACTGCATCATCCAATGCACGTCGTTTCATAGTTGAGCAAGTACTGTAGCTAGAAGCTTAGATCTCCAGGTCATCAGGTCGAGGCCTGCTGCTGGCTCGGCTGCTGGCTCGGCTGGGAGGCCTCTGGTCCACGATGGTGAGGGGTTGCAGCTCGTGTCCCGACGCCAGTTTTTTAGTGTTCTGGTGCTCATCGGAGAAGTCGAAGGGCTGGGCATGCGAGTTGGAGATggtgctgccagcctgccccATTCTGTTCTGCTCCGCGCTGTAGTTGGCCCAGTTTTGCTCGCTGGCTTGCTTATTGTAGTTACGACAGGAGGAATTGTTCCTGTCTCCAGTAACTAGCTTGTACCCTGGGGGAGACATGGGAGACAAGGGGGCGGTCGGTGAGGAGCAGCCATTGTAATAAGCGTATTTGGGGGAGCCACAGTCCTTGGAAGGGCTCATGGCACCGCTGTGGGAGTAGGGGTCGGTTTTCCCTTTCACACGATCCTTGACACCCTTGAAGAACACGTAGAAAAGCTCAATGATGTTCAAGGCAAGAGACACCAAGGACACGACCAGCATGAAGAGGATGAAGATGGTTTTCTCAGTTGGACgggagaggaaacagtccacTCTGTGTGGGCATGGATCTCGCTCACAGGTGTAGATGGCATTCAGGCTAAACCCATAAATGTACCACTGTATCAGCAAGAAAGCCACCTCGAAGACAGATTTAAACAGGATGCTGATGATGTAAGTACGGAGCAGTCCCCCACGCATCTTCACTTTGCCATGCTCTTCGATCCCATACTTGAatttcttaatttctatttGCTTGAGGTGCATATCCACATTCACGCCATCATTTTGGACCACCTTGAGctcttcttctcttttgttcagcttctcttctttcctcatcACATAGAACACGTGCGCCAGGTACAAAAGAGTAGGTACAGACACAAATATGATCTGCAGAACCCAGAAGCGTACATGGGAGATGGGGAAGGACTTGTCATAGCAGACGTTCTCACAACCAGGCTGCTGAGTGTTGCACCGGAAAGCAGACTGTTCATCTCCCCAAGCGGATTCAACTGCTGTCCCCAACAGCAAGATTCGGAAAATAAAGAGGACAGACAGCCACACTTTCCCTCCTGCAGTAGAATAGGCTTGAACCTTGTCAAGAAGTTTTCCCAAGGCACTCCAATCACCCATCTTCACAGGATGCTGGCTAAAGAaggacacaaagaaaaaaaatagtgatggTTAAGACAGAGCTTTAATACCTTTCATACACTGAATCACAGATCAATGCTAATAGAGCAGTGATGTCAGCTTTGTTTTAATGCATGTGTTTTACATGATGTGAAGAGAAATCAGAGTTTTAGTTAGTCTGAAGGTGGAGTGGGAAGTCAGGGaaactaaaaagagaaaataacataTAATGTCTCAGAGCAcaatgaaaaaagaagtttctaaTTTCACTCCAGTTTTCAAGAAGACCATGACAACCCTCAGTTGCCACTGTGGTTGGCTCAGCTTCCTTGATGGCAGCCTCAGTTCAATGATCTTCACCTGCCTCAGGTAGAAAACAGCTGTGACACACCGCTGAAGCAGGCTGTGGAAGTATGTAGTGGCACTACCTGAATATGTTAGGAATAAAGGAAagatttctctctttcattgTGGATCGTTCACAGTAATTTTTATGTTCGCTCTTTAagagaataagaaaacaaaccatAGTATAACCTAAATACAAAAGGATATACTAAGCTAACATTAGGGTTGGATACCTAAAATTTAGTAATTGCAAAATGCGTGCTATTTTTCCTACAGCAACATTAAACTGAGCTCTTGCATATCACTACATTGTGTGTAATACATTTAAGAGTATAGTTCCTAATGATGCCAAGTTTATACTATAGTCAACTTCAGAAAAAACTTGCTATCTAAATAAAGTTTATACATTAGTATTTGTAGCACAAAGATCAAACTTAGTTTTTGTTACCTATACTTTTATGAAGGAACCTAAAATAGTAAATACATGAAGCACAGCTAAGCTCATGTTACCATATTGGAAGAACTGGTTTCCTATTTATTTGTGGCAGGCTTAATTTATTGTAGTTTCAGCTTTGTATTTGCATCTTTTTGTATTTAGATTCCTTcactttgttttgaaaggaaaaaagatttagcaagaaaaaaaggtaaatgagctctttctggttttaaggcAACTGCTGGCGTGCAGTTTGCATTCCAAGTGTTGAACACTGCAAGTTTAAATTGTCTCGCTCTGACTTGCGTTTTAAAGTGCGCATTGCTGGGACACAGGCAGCTTCTCGGGAATATCTGGAAATACACAGGATGacataaaagaaatgaaatggtttACTTGATGTTCTAGATTCCTAGGAAAAACAAAGTTCACTGTAGGATTTTTATCAACCGGAGAATGGCAATCTTATCTGCATAAACACTTAATACTTTAACTTGCCCCACATCAACAAGCACGTGAAATCGGgcacttgaaaggaaaaataatcacaaagtTTCCCTTTTAAAGTAGATGCTGCTGGGTACAGATATTTGTTCCTTGCATGCTGAGTAATCCCTTCCTGGTATTAATAGTTTTGGTAATGTCCAAATGATTTCCTCCCCATCTCATCATGGATATATTCCCTAGCGAAGGTCATTTATAGAAAAAGCCCTTTTTGGATAATTCATAAAATAGGAAATTTTAGCACCAGGgagattttctttcaagaagcaGTGAGTCACTGGAAACACAAGATTATTAGTCTGGCAAACTCAATCATAACAATGGATGCCAAATCAAAACACACCGTTCCTGCCGTCGGAAAGAGTCTGAGAGAGTAATGGGAGACAAGCGTTTCACGTACTCGCTCGGATAGCTCCGAGACGCCAATTATCTTTGAAGCCCTGCAAAATATCCCAGGGCCATTTCCTCAGTCCGCTTAGTCAGCGTGCTCTGAAGTCTACCTACTGGGGCGCGCAGACCCTTCCTCACGTCATTAGGTCTCCACATGAATGAAGCCCCATCAAAGGATCAGGCCTGCTTCGGCCTTTTAAATCTGGAAGCCTCCGCTGGGAGGAATACACAGCCCAGCGTGTTTATCTCTGACACACCCCTTCAGCCATCCCCAGCTTTAGTGCTTCCCAGGAAAGGCTAGTTTGTCTTTATGGGCTCGGAGTGGCAGAGAAGGAGTGGGGGGCACAGGGGCGCGGAGGTCTCCGGAAAGGCTGGAATGAAATGTGACCGCGTTCCTCCCCAGGCCGGGATTGTTAAAACAGAGCACAGCCTGTAACTATACAACACGTGGAGTTTGTTTTAAAGGCAAGCTATTTGCTCCATGTCTTAGAAGTGGAAGTGGACAGAAGGAGCCTTTTTCAAGTAACAGCTTCTTGATTTAATTAGTCAGCTTTCCGATGATTCGAAACTACTGCGTTAACAGACTTTCCTCAGACTCAACGTATTTTTTTACTGTCTAAATGTTATTTCAGATTGAAAGTTTGATTAAGAAAACAGAGGACGTGTTATTTCTAGGCAGTtatgtgttgtttgttttttaattacactCCACTCTGGTCCATTAATGCAACGTGACTTACTTCAGTTTTGACCTACTTAATCCCACACCTGCCATATTTTGAGAATTTACtacctattttttaatttgcttcagcATGCAAAATCGCTAAGTTTCATTTATATCCTCTGGCAATATAAACTCCAGGAGGAAACATTCCATGCTTGAATTACTCATACATAGTTTtgaaaagcaactttttttaaagagatcaGTTACACGCTAGCCTTTGCCAGTGATAAAAAACCCTACATCAATTCAGAACAGTGTACTGTTAATCAGATAACCTTGTGGTGGCACAAATACATTACTCCTTTGCTTAAGCGGATTCTGTTGCTTTATGAAACACAgtactttgttttgttgtaGAGAAAAGTCATTCATCGGAACTAACTTGTTTGCTTTCAGGGCACTGAAAGACCATTTTTATTAACTGATTACAGTAGCTGTTTACTAGGTATAAAAAGAGGTTTTGTATCAAACAGTTATTGAAGTATTCTAGCTTTGTAAATAGTTTGAAATGGATGGCAGATAACCTTCAAAAATAGCTCTTCAGCATTCTGGACTTAAACTTCTTTTAACACTTCCAAACACCTTAAATGAGTCCACTGAATGACACAGGTTGACCTGATCGATTGATACAATTTCAGTACTTCAGGAATTTAAGGATATGGCTGATGATAAGTACGTGCGTTTCATGAGTTCTTACTGATTATTCCTTTACAGGATTAGAACCTTCTTCTGAGACAGACTAATGTCAGCCTAGTAAACTCTCTGAAAGATGGATTTCTTCCAGGTCCTACTGTGTGGGGGTAAAGAAGCCATACAGCAGCAGGAGATACGACAGCATTCATCTGCATGGGTTTTGAATGACCACATATATAAGAAATTTGATTTGTAAGCCACAATTAAGAAATTCTAGAACTATTTTTTATGGACGGCATTCATCATGTCATCTGGTTCATATTTTCCAGGAAGAATAACGCAAACTCAGTGCTGTGGTAACATGCCCAGGTCTGACTACAGTGTTAGAAGGTCACATGCTAGCGGATGGAAGAGCAGTAAAGGTTAGAGTGGGATCTAAAATGGGCCTGTGCAGCTGAAGCAGTTGGGAAACAGGCCAAAGTTTTGGTTTTCCAACCTTTCCTACCTTTTTGTGTGTgctcacacacacataaataGCCAACAAAAGAGAAGATTCTGGACCATGAACATCAATCAGCTTGAGTATTTCCCAAAAGCAGCCAGCAttgcagagaaagcagctgagatGTACAACTGATGGGGTTTGGATGGGTTGGAATAGGGAAGGCTAGTTTTCTAAAATCTTACAAAAAATCAGCAAATGTCTTCCAGACATTCCCCTGGGAAGGTGTAGTTCATTTGTAGGTCTGCAGATGAGCTTCAGTTAGCTTCATCCACTGGACAAAGATAACGCACTAAGCGGTTGCAGTAACTAGAATTTAGTGTCACAACTGTGCGTTTTTTTGGTTGTCTGCTAGTATTGCTGATGGTCAGCCACTACTGGATCTGCCCCATAGCCTTTGCCCCTCCCGCGCTGTACCCTCTCCACCTAATTTAATTCTAAAGCATAGTTGCAAAAGCAACCGTCAGCACTTTCTCAGACATTCTCTAGTTGTACAAGTCAGGTCTACCCTCTGTGTTACTGCCCAGATTCATCCCTCCCCGACTCACTTGGGAATTAAGAGAAGAAACGCTGAATTCCCTGAGGGGGCCTCGGGCGCTCTGATGCTCCTGCTTGTGGCTTTTGAAATCTGGATTTCTAAAACGTACCTGTGGCACAAACAACAGACCAGGTGCCTCCGTGCGAGATAAATTCCATGGGTAACATGGGGAGGAGATACCAGGGACCGGGGGAAAGAGAGCAACGTATCTGATGAAACAGATGCATTGCTCAATGTCATCTAACCTTCCCCATGCCCACAGGAATCCTTGGCCTAAACCGACGTTCATTTCAGAGACAAATAAAACTCATCTTCCAGGCTTGCATAATATGAGAGCTGAGATAACTTTACAGCGTTGAATCTGTTTGCACTCCTGAGCGTATAAGCATTCAGATCTATTGTCGCAAATCAAATAAATCCCTTGTgtccctctcttccctctcctgaAGCCAGCCTGCTGCTCACCCTTCTCCCATTTGTATGCTTGTTAGGTATCGTGGGTCAGTGCCAGTGTTTGGCTTTGAAGTTTCTGAAGGAAACACTTCAGTAAACATCCCAAAGACTAGAGGCTTAAATTCTGCACTGTAGTGTGCTGTCCAGATGTTAAAAATGGCAGGATGAAAGCTTCACGCGAGTCCTCCAACTTGCTCCctatgtgcacacacacacgcacacgcatAGAAGTCAGGCACGAGGTGTCCATAGCCCATTTTTGGCCCCACTACCAGGGGGTTTCGTCATAAATCTCACATACAACAATCAAAAGAAAATCCTCAGATGAAATCTGCCACTTCATGAGGCTCGCTGGTTATCTCAAGGCAAAACGTGAGGACACACATAAGCACCCAGTATTCTTGTTTAAGAGGAGAACGTGTTACTCGATAAGATAGACTCTGTGCTTCGTCTGTCTTTCAGCTGAAGGCTCTTTCTCCTGCCTCCCCGTGTTGCTCTCTAACTGCTGGCAAGCAGCAGGCAACAACTGCTGTAAGGAATCGCTCCAAGCCTTGCAACGTAAAAAGCTTTTTAGTTCTCCAAGAGATGCTGCTCAAGCGTTTTTTCCCTCGCATTTTGGTATTTAAGCCTTCAAGGTAGTATGAAGGGAATGTGTCACATTGGGATTATGACACATATTGTGGATATTCTTGCACAGTTCCTCCTAGACAGCTTTCATTTACGTCTACCCAAGACTTTCACAGACGTTGCCAACGTGGTAAGGCATATCACGATATCTCACATTCCTTCGCTAAAATCCCTCACCGAGGTTGCTAAAACAGAGTAACTATATACAAACCTGCTTAAAAATCCATAACCCACGTCTGGATTTTGTCACATCTACTTtaaaagaagagggggaaacTTATCAGCAAGAGCACGTGAAAGTCGCCACTTTAGTAGCCGCAGCATTTAACAAAGCACCTAAGGAAGAACCTTGCTCTGCACAAACCCTTAGGCATCCATCAGGATTTccacaggaaagcaaaatgcGTGGGGCAGAAATGGGACGCACTCAGGACAAGGTCTCCCTGTTACCACCTTCTGCTGCAACTTGGGTACAGCAGAGGAGACTGAAGCGCACCGCGGTTTTTTCTTTACAGGCGCTCGTTTAGTCGCAGGCAAGGACACAGAGGAGCCGCTTCGCCCAGACGCGAGCAACAAGTCTGCAACTCAGCCCCGCAGTTGCAACTTCAGCGCAGCTTCTCTCCCAGCGGAACAAGGTTAGAAGTTGCAGAAGTGTATCTGAAGAAATGGACAGAAACACGACCAAAGGAAGCGAAGAATTCCTACAAGTTTGAACTTGGCACTTTAAGAGAACTTTTAtagatgtgtatttttaaacGAGTTCAACCATCAGCGCAACAAGGCAAAATTCTTCGGGTGAAGAAAAggtgttttcagaaaaagcGATACACAAGAAGATGAGGAAGGAAAACTTTCAACTTACCCTTGCTGATCAGCAGTGAAACTGGACCAGAATACTTCTTTGGAGGGTTAAAGTAAAATGGAAGAGCACGTTCAGGCACTCAGACCTGTCtatttaaactttaaaagtCTACTGCTGTTCTCTATTTTtcatccttccttccccactaatgaaagaaaagtgcTGATACCTCGTAAAAGTTTTTTCTAACTTGGAACACTGGGAGAGCTTTTAACAAGTTTTCAAGCCTCTGACTGcgaaagaggaggggaaaaggaggggTGGCAGCCCAGGAGGAGGGGTGGCAGCCCAGGAGGAGGGGCGCTCTGCAAATGGAGAGGAGGAcggtgggggaggaggggaagagctgaAGGCACAGCAAAAACCAGCCCGGGGAGAGGAGGGACGCGGGACCGCTCTTGCTGATGTAACAAAACAAATCcgagggcagccggcagccaccccccaccccccggccACTGAGGGCACCTGGGCGGCACTTCATCCAGACCCGGGCTCGCCCGGGACGGATGAAACAACTTAGCTCTCTGGTGCGCACCGGGAGTTTCACtacagggagagggaaaaaggcATGAAAGGGATTAAGGGGTAACCAGCGTGAACCTCCTGGATGCTGGGGCTGGACCGCATAGCTGCTGTCTGCCTTCCCTCCTTGCCACCGCGAAGGAGAGGAAGCCCTCTCAAGCCCtctctgctttttgttgtgAACACAGCTTTGTTTACTTAGGTCTATTTCCTTTACGTGCACACATGAAAGTACACACCAGGAGCAGCGTGTTTGTTTCTACGGCAGACACCCAGCACacatttttttactattatttgtgtgtgtgcgtgtgtgcgtgtgcgcgcGCCTGTGTCCGTCCCATgggagaaatgaagaaatgatcTCACATTCCAGGAAACTCTTTCCaggaaacttcagaaaataaagcatagTACAGAGAATGAGGCTCCAATAGTGAGAAGAGATGCTCCTGATAATTTTTGAGCACACTTTACAGAATAAAAGCACGCTCCAAAACTGATCTATTCAATTAGAACGAAACTAGTTGGGCTTTGCTCCTGACCCGTCCCTGGTTAAACGCTCCTTGAAAAATGCCTCCTCTGTAGAACagagattaatttatttctctgcctATGTTAAGTTCCTCACACATGGAGTCCAAACTGCATTAGGAATTGGTCTTCTACTTGTTCGTGTCACAGGGTATTAGGTCCTCTGTGGCACTGCTTAAGCGCTTCTCTAGAAGCGTTTGTGGTTAGATAGTTCTCAATGAAGTTTCACATTTTGGATTGCACCAGACTCATTTGGGTTTCAATTCATGTTGTTGTCATGGGCTATTTCTGGTCTCAGTAGCATGGATGAACATTTTTTGCTCTTTAAAGGCTATAGAGGAGGGAAGAAGTCCAGTAATGGCCATTGAGAGGTTCCCAAATAAAGGTCCTCTTTACAGTTTCTTCTTAAATAATGACTGTTACACTCTACAGCACAACCTAGATATTACTGATTATTTTTCACAGCCCTTACCTACTGCTTTTCATCCAGAACTCTGGAGAAGAGAACTAAGACAAAATCTTTGTAGAAAGATACTCAGCAGGGAGCTTTGAAGCTGGGAAACAAACCACACGGTCCTGGTTCTTGCTCTGGAGCTGTTTGTAGCAGACCACACTGCCTCCTGTTTGAGAAAAAGAGCTAGTACACTACAACTGTACACCTTCCACTCTCCTTCCTCCGGCTACAGAGACGGCTGG from Gavia stellata isolate bGavSte3 chromosome 2, bGavSte3.hap2, whole genome shotgun sequence includes these protein-coding regions:
- the GJA1 gene encoding gap junction alpha-1 protein, with protein sequence MGDWSALGKLLDKVQAYSTAGGKVWLSVLFIFRILLLGTAVESAWGDEQSAFRCNTQQPGCENVCYDKSFPISHVRFWVLQIIFVSVPTLLYLAHVFYVMRKEEKLNKREEELKVVQNDGVNVDMHLKQIEIKKFKYGIEEHGKVKMRGGLLRTYIISILFKSVFEVAFLLIQWYIYGFSLNAIYTCERDPCPHRVDCFLSRPTEKTIFILFMLVVSLVSLALNIIELFYVFFKGVKDRVKGKTDPYSHSGAMSPSKDCGSPKYAYYNGCSSPTAPLSPMSPPGYKLVTGDRNNSSCRNYNKQASEQNWANYSAEQNRMGQAGSTISNSHAQPFDFSDEHQNTKKLASGHELQPLTIVDQRPPSRASSRASSRPRPDDLEI